CTCGCAACAGATCCCCACGTCCGTACAGGATCCCGACGCCCATCGGCCCCAGCATCTTGTGGCCGGAAAACGCATAGAAATCGCAGCCCAGCGCGGTCACATCAACCGGCAAATGGCCGGCCGCTTGGGCGCCGTCCACCAACACGGGAACCCCTTTCGCATGGGCGATTTCGATGAGGGAGCCGATGGGATTGACGGTTCCGGTCACATTGGAAACATGGACGACGGCCAGCAGGCGAGTGCGCGGACCCAGGCGCCGCGCCAATTCATCGGCCCGCACTTCGCACGCCCGGCCCGCGGGTATCCATCGCAGGATCGCGCCATGTTCCCGGCAGACGATTTGCCAAGGGACGATATTTGCATGGTGTTCCATTTCGGTCACGAGAATTTCATCCCCGGGCCCGAGTCTCCGACGTCCGAAGGTCTGCGCAACGAGATTGATGCTTTCCGTCGTTCCGCGCGTGAACACGATCTCGCTGCTGCTTCCGGCTCCAATGAACCGCGACACCCGGCTCCGCGCCTGTTCATACAAGGCCGAGGCCTGATCGCCAAGCCGGTAAATGCCGCGATGAACCGGCGCGTTCTGTAGCGCATAGAACCGGGTAAGCGCATCAATGACGGCGCGCGGCTTCTGGGTCGTCGCAGCATTGTCCAGATAGATGACCGGAACGCCGGAATCGGTCAGCAGCGGAAAATCGGCGCGCAATCGCCGGATATCACCCCCGCCAAGCGGTTTCGTTTCATTCACGGGACTGTCCATTTCACGGAACGCCGGTTAGTTTCGCGAGAAACTCAAGAGTCTTGGGTGTGTCCCACGCCGCGGCGCCCGTGTGGCGAAATGCCAGTTGGCCGTCGGGGGCAAAGATCATCGTTGCGGGGATCCCGGTAATGGCCATGAACGCCGGGGGGCGTTCTTTCGCCAGATACACCGGCAGCGTGTACCCTTCCGCTTTCATAAACGTGCGGACAGTCTCCGCCTCTTCCCGCGAAACAAACGCAAACGCCACGCCCTTATCCTTCGCCGCGTCGTAAAGACGCTGCACGCTGGGCATTTCGGAACGGCACGGCATGCACCACGTCGCCCAGAAATTCAGGAAAAGCGTTTTGCCGCGGAACGACGCCATCGGCACTTCCCGTCCGTCGAGATCGTAAACGGACCACGCATAATAATCCACGGGCTGAAGCGGTAGCTCAGGATAATTCAGGTGGTCGTCGCCCAATTCGAGAACCGCCGGCTTGCCCGCATTGCGAAAAACCCCGGCCCAATCCGTGCGAAACAAACCGGACCATGGCGTGTCGAAAACCAGCACCAGCGCCGCAAGCAACAACGCCTGCCACGCCATCGCGCAACTGGCGCCCGGAAGCCCGGTCCATCGAGGGAAACGGCCGCGAGTCTGCATGATCCTGCACACGCTCAACAGGAAAGCCGGCAGGACAATCAACGTCGCCAGCCCCAACAGCAACATCGGCACATAAATGGGGCCGAGACGAAGACTGCGCGTCCCATGCAGCCAGGACCCGCTGCCCCAAACAACCATCATGCCCCAGTAAGTAATCAATACAAAGCCGCCCAGAACCGCCACGGTCCCGTAAAACGCCTTCACGCGTCCCATCGCCCGTTTCCTCCAATAGGCCTGAACCCTTATACGGGATCGGCCCCCTTTCAGACAAGGAACACCTATTCGCCAACGCGGTCTTTCAGCGGATTCGAGACAATAAGGATGAGAATTTCCAGGAAGATTGGCATTTCCGGGCAATTTCATGTCGGAT
The Candidatus Hydrogenedentota bacterium DNA segment above includes these coding regions:
- a CDS encoding cysteine desulfurase → MNETKPLGGGDIRRLRADFPLLTDSGVPVIYLDNAATTQKPRAVIDALTRFYALQNAPVHRGIYRLGDQASALYEQARSRVSRFIGAGSSSEIVFTRGTTESINLVAQTFGRRRLGPGDEILVTEMEHHANIVPWQIVCREHGAILRWIPAGRACEVRADELARRLGPRTRLLAVVHVSNVTGTVNPIGSLIEIAHAKGVPVLVDGAQAAGHLPVDVTALGCDFYAFSGHKMLGPMGVGILYGRGDLLRDMPPWQGGGGAIAHVGRDSSTFREPPAKFEAGTPPVAEAIALAEAIEYIERAGRARLAAYEQSLIHQVERGLKDIPGVRIHGDPTERAAAVSFSLEGVHPHDVSQMLDEDGIAVRAGNLCAQPLMDALGVPGVVRIAPAFYNTPEEIDLTMQALDRVRGIFR
- a CDS encoding TlpA disulfide reductase family protein is translated as MGRVKAFYGTVAVLGGFVLITYWGMMVVWGSGSWLHGTRSLRLGPIYVPMLLLGLATLIVLPAFLLSVCRIMQTRGRFPRWTGLPGASCAMAWQALLLAALVLVFDTPWSGLFRTDWAGVFRNAGKPAVLELGDDHLNYPELPLQPVDYYAWSVYDLDGREVPMASFRGKTLFLNFWATWCMPCRSEMPSVQRLYDAAKDKGVAFAFVSREEAETVRTFMKAEGYTLPVYLAKERPPAFMAITGIPATMIFAPDGQLAFRHTGAAAWDTPKTLEFLAKLTGVP